CCGGTCTTATCGTTGGCGTAAAACGCGTTGATGTACGGTTTGGCCGGTGAGTATCGATCGTTATTTTCACTGGCCAGTCCTAAGGATTTTCCGTCCTGGTAAATGTGATAGTCAATAATGTTGCGTGTGTCTTCGGGGGCTTCCCATACCAGAACGATACTATGATCGTCATAGGCCAGAGTGGGAACCTGAAGGTTTTGCGGCGCGGGTAAGGGCGTTGCGGCGAAAAGGGTCGATGGTGCGGCGATCAGGCTTAACATAACAGCAAATACGCCGGTACGATAACGGGCAGAGGGTCGCATGTTTGTCCTTAATTATTAAGTTTGTCGGGTTAATTAACGTGACCGAACAAGTTGCTATCAGAAGAGAATTTTTATAATTGGAACGATGTTTTATAAAAATACATCCATCGTTTTTATTTTAACAGGAAGAGGATCACAGAACGGAGAATGGTCTTCAATACGGCAGGTTAAACGGACGGCCGAGAGAACCGCCCGCAGAACATTACAAGGTGTTTTCTTTTAGGATCAACGGCCAATGAACATAGCTTTGCCAGCGGCTTTCCTGTTCCAGATTTTCCGCCCGCAGCGGATGTTGAGCCATCCAGCCGGCAGGCAGAATAACGGTCAGGCTTTCTCCTTCGGCCTGCAGACGGACAGCGGGAAGCGTGTCGTCACGACGACGACTGGCAAAAATAATCGCCAGCCGCAGTAAGCGGCATAAACGCTGCGCCTGTATCGCCGGCAACGCATTTTGCTGATTTAACGGCATCAGATCGACAGGATTGCTCTGGTTTTGCAGCAGCGTGGCTAACAGTTTCTTTTGTGCGGGAGTAAAGCCGGGGAGGTCGCTATTGCGGATCAGGTAGGCGGCATGCTGCGGTGACTGGCGAAAATCGATGCTCAGACCAATTTCATGAACCTGACAGGCATTGTGCAGCAGCTCGCGACATCGGTTGTCCAACCGCCAGCTTTGGGCAACCTGCTGGAGAAAGCTGTCGGCCAGCGAACCCACCCGTTCAGCCTGTTCGATATCCAACAGATAGCGGCGCTGCAAATTGTGCAGCGTACGGTGACGGATGTCCTGTTCAATCGGCAGGTGCAGCATGCCATACACCAAACCCTCGCGCAGCGCGCCGCCGGCCAGCGTCATGGTTTTGATGTCGAGCGCCTGAAAAACCGCCAACAGAATGGCCAATCCGCTGGGGAATACCAGCGCGCGTTCCAGGGTAAGCCCTTCGATTTCAAGCTCTTCCAGCTTACTGCACTGGATGGCGTGCTGTTTCAACTGCTGAAGTTTTTCCAGGGTAATATATTCATCCATCCCCTGGGCGACCATGATTTCCTGCAACGCCTGTACGGTGCCCGAGGCGCCGACACAGATCTGCCACCCTTGTTCACGCAGCGGACTCGCAACCGAACGCACCATTTCGCGGGCGGCCTGTTCGGCGCGCTCAAAATTTCCAGCTTCCAAATTGCGATCGCTGAAGTAGCGCTCCAGCCAGGTTACGCACCCCATCGGTAAACTGAAAAGCTGTGTGGCCTGTGCGCCGGTGCCGGTAGCCAGTTCGGTGCTGCCGCCGCCGATATCGACCACCAGACGTTTTTCCGGGCCGCCAGTGGTATGGGCAACGCCCTGATAAATCAGTCTGGCCTCTTCTTCACCGCTGATAACCTGCACCGGCAATCCCAGTATCTGACTGGCCTGTCGCAGAAATTCGTCTGCATTAGCGGCCAGCCGTAAAGTCGCGGTGGCGACGACGCGCACCTGCTCCGGAGGGATATCCTGCAACCGTTCTGAAAAAAGGCGCAGGCACTGCCAGCCTCGCTGCATCGCTTCCTGCGATAACCGGTTTTGCTTATCCAGCCCGGCGGCAAGGCGGACTTTTCGCTTTATTTTTGCCAGCGTCTGAATACTTCCGGCGGCTTCCCGGACCACCAGCATATGGAAACTGTTGGAGCCGAGATCGATGGCGGCATAAAGTGAAGAAGAGCTTAACATTTGCGGTCAACCCTGCCGTTTACGATTAGTGCGCGGCGCTCCGCTGCGGCGCGGCGTATTATGCCTGCGCGTGCTGTTATTGGAGCGAGGCGGGCGCGTTAAACGTTTTGGTGCCGGTAAATCGTTAAGCAGAGCATCGCTATTGTATTTACTGACCGGAATATGGTGGCCGATATAGGTCTCGATGGCCGGTAAGTTCAGCGCATACTCCTCGCAGGCGAGGCTGATGGAGAAACCGCTTTCGCCCGCGCGGCCGGTACGGCCGATACGGTGGACATAGTCTTCGCAATCGTCCGGCAGGTCGTAGTTGAATACGTGAGTGACGGATGGAATATGCAGGCCGCGCGCCGCGACGTCCGTCGCCACCAGAATGTCCAGATTGCCGTGGGTGAAATCATCCAGAATGCGCAGACGTTTCTTCTGCGCCACGTCGCCGGTTAACAGGCCGACGCGATGGCCGTCAGCGGCTAAATGACCCCAGACGTCTTCACAACGGTGTTTGGTATTGGCGAAAATAATGCAGCGATCGGGCCACTCTTCCTCAAGCAGTGTCTGTAACAGGCGCATTTTTTCTTCATTAGAGGGATAAAACAGCTCTTCTTTAATACGGTGTCCGGTTTTTTGTTCCGGTTCGACCTCCACGTACTCCGCATTATTCATTTGCTCAAAGGCAAGCTCGCGTACGCGATAGGAAAGCGTGGCGGAAAAGAGCATATTCAGGCGCTGCGTTACCGGCGGCATGCGGCGGAACAGCCAGCGAATATCTTTGATAAAGCCGAGATCGTACATGCGATCGGCCTCATCCAGCACCACAACCTGGATCGCGCCCAGATTAATGTGGTTTTGCTTGGCGTAGTCGATCAGACGGCCTGTGGTGCCGACCAGAATATCGACGCC
This window of the Brenneria goodwinii genome carries:
- the ppx gene encoding exopolyphosphatase, which codes for MLSSSSLYAAIDLGSNSFHMLVVREAAGSIQTLAKIKRKVRLAAGLDKQNRLSQEAMQRGWQCLRLFSERLQDIPPEQVRVVATATLRLAANADEFLRQASQILGLPVQVISGEEEARLIYQGVAHTTGGPEKRLVVDIGGGSTELATGTGAQATQLFSLPMGCVTWLERYFSDRNLEAGNFERAEQAAREMVRSVASPLREQGWQICVGASGTVQALQEIMVAQGMDEYITLEKLQQLKQHAIQCSKLEELEIEGLTLERALVFPSGLAILLAVFQALDIKTMTLAGGALREGLVYGMLHLPIEQDIRHRTLHNLQRRYLLDIEQAERVGSLADSFLQQVAQSWRLDNRCRELLHNACQVHEIGLSIDFRQSPQHAAYLIRNSDLPGFTPAQKKLLATLLQNQSNPVDLMPLNQQNALPAIQAQRLCRLLRLAIIFASRRRDDTLPAVRLQAEGESLTVILPAGWMAQHPLRAENLEQESRWQSYVHWPLILKENTL
- the rhlB gene encoding ATP-dependent RNA helicase RhlB, with translation MSKTHLTEQKFSDFALHPQVIEALESKGFHNCTPIQALTLPLVLSGRDIAGQAQTGTGKTLAFLASTFHYLLSHPASAERQVNQPRALIMAPTRELAVQIHSDAEALSRLTGLKLGLAYGGDGYDKQLKVLESGVDILVGTTGRLIDYAKQNHINLGAIQVVVLDEADRMYDLGFIKDIRWLFRRMPPVTQRLNMLFSATLSYRVRELAFEQMNNAEYVEVEPEQKTGHRIKEELFYPSNEEKMRLLQTLLEEEWPDRCIIFANTKHRCEDVWGHLAADGHRVGLLTGDVAQKKRLRILDDFTHGNLDILVATDVAARGLHIPSVTHVFNYDLPDDCEDYVHRIGRTGRAGESGFSISLACEEYALNLPAIETYIGHHIPVSKYNSDALLNDLPAPKRLTRPPRSNNSTRRHNTPRRSGAPRTNRKRQG